The DNA region CGGTTCGAGTTCTCTGCGCTCACAGTACGTGGTGGGCTACCGAGTGACAAAAGTCGTACTCCTGTTCATCGTCGCACTCTCCCATCGCGCGTCGGTCGACGCGACGCTTATGCGCTCGAAGAACCTACCTTCGTAACTTATGAAGCACGTTCACACGTCTATCGACATCGAAGCACCGCCGAGCATCGTCTGGGAGGTGCTCACCGACTTCGACGCCTACCACGAGTGGAACCCCTACATCACCGAGGCCAGCGGCGAGGTCGGCGAGGGGGAGACCGTCGAAATCCGCGTCGAACCGACGGGGCGGCGGAGTTCGAGGCTCAAATGCGAGGTGACGAACGTCGTCGCCGAACGCAGACTCCAGTGGGTCGGCAGCCTCCGCGTTCCGGGGCTGTTCACCGGTCGGCACACCTTCGAACTCGAACCGCTCGGCGACGACCGAACTCGTCTCGTCAACCGCGAGGAGGTGTCGGGCCTGCTCGCGCGCTTCGTCGTCACCGACGAGACGCCGCTCGACTACGACTGGATGAATCAGGAACTCGCCCGACGCGCCGAACTGTGGTTCAACCCGCAGCGGACCGCCGAGGCGTGACGGTTTACGGGCGGTCGTCGGGCGCAGACGCCGACTCGCGCTCGCGAACGGTGGCGAACCGCTGTGCGGCGTCGGCGATGCGCTCGAACGCGAGGACGAAGCGGTAGAGCAGGTAGAGCGGAATCAGCGCGAGGAGGAACCAGACGACGACGAGCAGTTCCTGAAAGCCGAACAGCGTTGCGAACAGGACGAACGCGACGACGGCGGTGAGATACGGACCGATTCTCTCGAGGAGGGCGTACGCGGAGGGTGGGGACTGGCGGGAGCTCACGACCGGACTGTCAGACGAACGCAAGAAAAATGAATCGGATTCTGGAACGTCGGCTCAGTCGTCGGCGGGGGCGGCGGAGTCGCTGCCGCTGCTGACGCCCGTACCGGGGCCGATGTCGATTTCGAGTTCCTCGAGTTTCTCGTCGGGAACGACGCCGTCGACCCAGCCGCGGTGGCTGTAGTACTCGTCTTTCATCTCGTCGAGTTCGCAGAACTCGCCCTCCGAGGCACCCTGTCCGGCGACGCCGCCCTCGCCGTCGAGGAAGCGCGCGGGCAGCGAGTCGTCGGAGCCGTCGAAGCCCGCGAGGTTGTTGTAGTAGCGTTCGAGGTTGTAGACGCGCTCGCCCGCCTCGACGAGTTCGTCCTCGGTCACGTCGAGGCCCGTCATGCCGTTGTACTGCATGACGTACTCCTCGATACCCTCCGCGAAGGCGTTGAACTTGCAGATGTCGAAGCTGTCGGAGATGGCGTGGAGGTCCTGGAACGTGGCGGTGAGTTCACCTTTGCCCTCCCACGCGTACGGGTCGACTTTCTCCGGGATGCCGAGAATCTCGGCGGCCGGGGTGTAGGCGCGCAGGTGGCACGCCCCGCGGTTCGAGGTGGCGTAGGCGATGCCCATCCCCTTCATGCAGCGCGGGTCGTACGCCGGAATCGTCTGTCCCTTGATCGCCAGCGAGTTGTCCTCCGCGTCTTTCTCGTCGGCGATGCGCTTTGCACCCTCGGCGAGCAGGTCCGGGAGGCCCTCCTCGCGGTGCGAAATTTCCTCGATGAGGTCGACCATCGTCTCGGAGTCGCCCCAGTCGAGCGTCCCGACGTCGTCGAGTTTGCCCTGTTCGGACATCTCCATCGCCATGGCCATCATGTTGCCCACCTCGATGGTGTCGACGCCCATGTCGTTGCAGCGGTCGATCATCAGCGCGATGTCGTCGCGCTCGGTGTGCCCGGAGTTCGGGCCGAGCGCGTACGCCGACTCGTACTCGTACGACTCCATGCGGACGTTCATCTCCTCGCCCTTGTGCATCGTCGTCACCTCGACTTCCTTCTTGCAGGCGACGGGGCAGGAGTGACACGTCGGTTCGTCGACGAGGATGTTCTCGCGGACGTTCTCGCCGGAGACCTCCTCGGCGTCGATGGTCGTCCCCTCGCTCTCGGAGAAGCTCCGCGTCGAGGTGTACTTGCCGTTCTTGGTCGGCAGACCGTCCATCTCCTCGGTGATGTTCATCAGGACGTTCGTGCCGTACATCGAGAGGCCGCCCTCGTTCGGCGCGGTGACGTCGGACTCCTGAATCGCCTGCATCCCCTGCTGGTAGCCCTTCTGGAACGTCTCCGCGTCCGCGGGCTTCGGCATTCGGGTGCCGGATTTGACGACGACCGCTTTGAGGTTCTTCGAGCCCATCACGCAGCCGGTGCCGCCGCGGCCCGAGGCTCGGTCGTCCTCGTTGACGATACAGGCGTAGCGCACGCCGTTCTCGCCGCCGGGGCCGATGGCCATCACGGAGACGTTCTTGCCGACGCTGCCGTCGACTTCCTCGTCGATGGCTTCGATGGTGTCGTGGACGCCCTTCCCCCAGAGGTGAGAGGCGTCGCGGAGTTCGACTTCGCCGTCTTCGACGTACGCGTACACCGGTTCGTCGGCTTTGCCGTCGAAGACGAGGCCGTCGAAACCGGACCACTTCAGACGTGCGCCGGACCAGCCGCCGTGGTGGGAGTCGGTGACGGTGCCGGTGAGCGGCGACTTCGTGACGACGGCAATGCGGCCGCTCATCACCGTCTGGGTGCCCGTCAGCGGGCCGTTCATAAACGCGAGCCGGTTCTCCGGCCCGTCCGGGTCGACGTCCGGACCGGCGTCGAAGACGTACTTCACGCCGAGGCCGCGCGCGCCGATGTACTTTCGCGCGTCCTCGTCGTCGATACCCTGGTAGGTCACCTCACCCGAGGTGAGGTCGACCTGCCCTACGTGGTCTTGGAATCCGCCGAGTTCGGTCATTGTAAGGTACTATGATTATATATGGCCCCCATTTCGTTAGCTGTTGCCGCGCCGACGTAACTGATTCCAGTTACATTCGGCGCAGTCTGTGTATTTTGGACCCCGATAGCGATGATCGACGAACCCGCCCGTACGGTCGACGGAGCGCGACGCTTATCGGGGCGGCGCAACCACTCGAAGTCGATGTCTCCGCCTCCGTCGCGCCGCCTCACTCGGTCGGTCGTGCTCTCGCCCCGTCTCCGCTGGGCCGTCGTCTTCCTCGTCGCCGCCGCCGTCTTCGTCGCGTCCGTCGTCGCGCCGCCGGGCGATGGCGGTCCGACGCTCGGACCGTTCGGTCTCGTCGGCGCGGACAAGTGGTTGCACGCGGTCGCCTACGCCGCTGTCGCGGGGGCGCTCGCGCACGCGCTCGATCCGAAACTCGAGCGGGCAGCTCTCGGCGGGTTCTTCGGGGCGTTCGCGTACGGGTTCGTCGTCGAACTCGCACAGTGGGTCGCCCCCACCCGGCAGTTCGACCTCTTCGACGCCGCGGCGAACGGCGTCGGCGCGGCGCTCGGAGTCGGGTTGTGGCTCGTCGCGCTCGCGGCGGTTCGGCGACTCGGCTGAGCGCTCGTGGTCACCCGCCGACCGACGCCGAGGGTACAGGTTGAGACACCCGGATTCGACCCCCGGCG from Haloprofundus halobius includes:
- a CDS encoding aldehyde ferredoxin oxidoreductase family protein, with the protein product MTELGGFQDHVGQVDLTSGEVTYQGIDDEDARKYIGARGLGVKYVFDAGPDVDPDGPENRLAFMNGPLTGTQTVMSGRIAVVTKSPLTGTVTDSHHGGWSGARLKWSGFDGLVFDGKADEPVYAYVEDGEVELRDASHLWGKGVHDTIEAIDEEVDGSVGKNVSVMAIGPGGENGVRYACIVNEDDRASGRGGTGCVMGSKNLKAVVVKSGTRMPKPADAETFQKGYQQGMQAIQESDVTAPNEGGLSMYGTNVLMNITEEMDGLPTKNGKYTSTRSFSESEGTTIDAEEVSGENVRENILVDEPTCHSCPVACKKEVEVTTMHKGEEMNVRMESYEYESAYALGPNSGHTERDDIALMIDRCNDMGVDTIEVGNMMAMAMEMSEQGKLDDVGTLDWGDSETMVDLIEEISHREEGLPDLLAEGAKRIADEKDAEDNSLAIKGQTIPAYDPRCMKGMGIAYATSNRGACHLRAYTPAAEILGIPEKVDPYAWEGKGELTATFQDLHAISDSFDICKFNAFAEGIEEYVMQYNGMTGLDVTEDELVEAGERVYNLERYYNNLAGFDGSDDSLPARFLDGEGGVAGQGASEGEFCELDEMKDEYYSHRGWVDGVVPDEKLEELEIDIGPGTGVSSGSDSAAPADD
- a CDS encoding SRPBCC domain-containing protein — protein: MKHVHTSIDIEAPPSIVWEVLTDFDAYHEWNPYITEASGEVGEGETVEIRVEPTGRRSSRLKCEVTNVVAERRLQWVGSLRVPGLFTGRHTFELEPLGDDRTRLVNREEVSGLLARFVVTDETPLDYDWMNQELARRAELWFNPQRTAEA
- a CDS encoding VanZ family protein — translated: MSPPPSRRLTRSVVLSPRLRWAVVFLVAAAVFVASVVAPPGDGGPTLGPFGLVGADKWLHAVAYAAVAGALAHALDPKLERAALGGFFGAFAYGFVVELAQWVAPTRQFDLFDAAANGVGAALGVGLWLVALAAVRRLG